From the genome of Desulfonatronovibrio magnus:
TTCCTGGAAGCGGGGCAAAGGAAAATCCAGCTCGCAAACCGTGTCCGTTATTTCCGGGTCCGGGCAGGGGCGGGCCATGTCATTGGGATTAACCCAGACTTCGACAAACTTGGTGTTCTCAGTATCCGGGGGCATGCCCAGGAGCTGCGCCACTCTGAGCTGCAGCATTGATTCGCTGAAAGAAGGCCCGGGCGCGAAAAAAGTCTGTATTTCCGGAACTGCGGTCACCCACAGCCACAGCCAGTCAGGCAGGATGTAGTCCTGGCCCACGGAATTGTCATAGTAGTCGCCACCCACCCAGGAAACCATCAGCACCCGCGATGCCCCCGGCTTACCTTCCCAGATCAGGTCGGAGTTGTACGCGGCGATGGGCGTCAGCGTGGCCACGATTTCTCCCGGCTCGGCTACAACAGCATCAGCCACGGCCCGCTGATATCCGGCTTGGAGATCGCCGCCATCCCCTGAACCGTCCGATGATCCGCCGCCACAGGCGGTGGCGAGAAAAAGAATCAATACCAAAAGAAAAGCGAAACGTATTCCATTGCCTGATTCAAAGATTTTGGGTGCCATGGTTGCTTCTCCTGTTTGTCCCAAATTTTCCTGCTCAATGTCCAAAACCTTAGGGGTCGGACCTGACCATCATATTTAGATATCTGTTATCGGTTATCTGTTATCGGTTGCAGGTTATAGGGTGTAAGTCAGCGAGACAAGGACTTAATGAGACCTTTGAGCAATTTGCTGATGTTTCACAGCCATGTTCAAGTTCATAACCTCCGTTAAGGCTTGTGGTTGCTGGATTGAGAACTTAAAGAACCTGTCCCCACTCTCTTCTTCGTTTTGTTTTGATACTCTCTATTGCATATACATAGTACATTTACACCTCTACGAGCAGGAAGCCATGCCTCACGCAAATTCAAACACACTGAACGTGATGAACGTCTGATCTGGCTTGTCAGAGCATATCTTTCTTCATCTGGAAATTTTTTGCTGATATCAAATATATGCATAGCCAGCTTGTATGCCTTTTGATAAACAATTAAA
Proteins encoded in this window:
- a CDS encoding four helix bundle protein; this encodes MGVQSAKDLIVYQKAYKLAMHIFDISKKFPDEERYALTSQIRRSSRSVCLNLREAWLPARRGVNVLCICNREYQNKTKKRVGTGSLSSQSSNHKP